Proteins encoded by one window of Vitis vinifera cultivar Pinot Noir 40024 chromosome 10, ASM3070453v1:
- the LOC100243523 gene encoding sodium/calcium exchanger NCL1, protein MVRAAYILFLPLLVAFSGGSRSVPEKLNLVTDGMKNVTQSPIIGLELSASTVTCEPTYGFLPCTTVVWGELFLIVVYEFLLSLGEQYVSAGSDLFFQIFGTGIFGASLFHILGSIPEVAMILVTGLSGSTDTAESMATMSMAMLAGSAVMQLTVIWGSCVFFGNYDISDSSTSSALENNKKPFSLTGYGVRTDDATRYTARIMILSMIPFLILQLAKLINSSSGIRVVILISLLVTLVFLFLYCFYQVFQPWIQERRLAYVLRNFVKNNLVASLLTAAGEPDESRIREVFHEIDQNKDASISDAELRAFLLGIKLEEAGLRNEDFVEKVMEDFDASGNAQIDETEFHRGISKWLYEANHPDNNQYDERPKLFSRSAQSEEQQSLLAKKAKQQSQTAQNSWFNYFKAAFLLIIGTAVMSLLAQPLIQTINEFSSAVNIPSFIISYVIIPVAMSYRETLGAIKSARLKTKQAISLTFSEIYNAVFMNNMMGLAMFLLLVYIRDLSWDVSAEILVVLIICTLMGLLTSCSTKFPIWTAIIAYLMYPISLGLLYVLTEVLGWS, encoded by the exons ATGGTAAGAGCAGCATACATCCTTTTTCTTCCCCTTCTCGTGGCCTTTTCTGGGGGTAGCCGTTCGGTTCCAGAGAAGCTCAACCTTGTAACTGATGGCATGAAAAACGTAACCCAATCTCCCATCATCGGCCTGGAGCTTAGCGCGTCAACGGTGACATGCGAACCCACCTATGGCTTCTTGCCTTGCACGACAGTGGTATGGGGAGAGCTCTTCCTCATTGTGGTATACGAGTTCTTGCTGTCCCTTGGAGAGCAATACGTTTCAGCCGGGTCTGACCTCTTCTTCCAGATATTTGGAACTGGTATTTTTGGTGCTAGTTTGTTCCACATTCTGGGCTCAATCCCAGAAGTCGCGATGATTCTTG TGACTGGGCTTTCTGGGAGTACAGACACTGCTGAATCAATGGCCACAATGAGCATGGCCATGCTTGCAGGATCAGCAGTCATGCAACTGACCGTGATATGGGgttcttgtgttttttttggCAATTATGACATTTCAGATTCTTCCACCTCCTCAGCTCTGGAAAATAACAAGAAACCATTCAGCTTAACTG GTTATGGGGTTCGTACTGATGATGCAACAAGGTATACTGCAAGAATCATGATTCTGTCCATGATCCCATTTCTCATTCTTCAACTAGCAAAGCTTATCAATTCATCTTCTGGGATCCGAGTAGTTATCTTAATTTCTCTCCTTGTCACGCttgtttttctcttcctttACTGCTTCTATCAG GTATTCCAGCCATGGATTCAGGAAAGAAGACTAGCATATGTGCTAAGGAACTTTGTAAAGAACAACCTAGTAGCAAGCCTTCTCACTGCTGCTGGTGAACCTGATGAATCCAGAATAAGAGA GGTGTTTCATGAAATTGACCAGAATAAGGATGCAAGCATATCAGATGCTGAACTTAGAGCATTCTTGCTAGGAATTAAGTTGGAAGAGGCAGGCTTGAGAAATGAGGATTTTGTGGAAAAGGTGATGGAAGATTTTGATGCCTCTGGAAATGCTCAAATTGATGAGACAGAGTTCCATAGGGGAATTTCAAAATGGCTTTACGAGGCTAATCACCCTGACAATAATCAATATGACGAGCGGCCTAAGTTGTTCAGCAGATCTGCACAG AGTGAAGAGCAGCAGAGCTTGCTGGCTAAGAAAGCAAAGCAGCAGAGTCAGACTGCTCAAAATTCTTGGTTCAATTACTTTAAGGCTGCTTTTCTATTGATAATAGGAACTGCTGTGATGAGCCTTCTTGCACAACCCTTAATTCAAACTATCAATGAGTTCTCCAGTGCTGTAAATATCCCTTCATTCATAATCTCATACGTTATCATACCAGTGGCTATGAGCTACAGAGAGACACTGGGGGCAATCAAATCTGCCAGACTGAAGACCAAACAGGCTATTTCATTAACATTTTCTGAG ATATACAATGCAGTGTTCATGAATAATATGATGGGTTTGGCCATGTTCTTGTTACTCGTCTATATCAGGGATTTGTCTTGGGATGTTTCGGCCGAAATTCTGGTTGTTCTAATTATTTGCACGTTGATGGGTCTGCTTACTAGCTGCAGCACAAAATTCCCAATCTGGACAGCCATAATAGCATATCTTATGTACCCCATATCTCTAGGGCTGCTTTATGTTCTCACTGAAGTTCTTGGATGGTCCTAA
- the LOC104880484 gene encoding uncharacterized protein LOC104880484: MVGTKRPWPFSNDRPLGLHYPTPFPADIQKSYLSPSCGNGSAIMLDPGKTISREVNRSSHFGLTSEKGFTECASSDGNFLTLGPPGGPSPPRQTSKLDFSEVNLLPFQGCMEGHYQRSTPGGSIHQKPLYRFSTEGHMGREETALSLNYLRDDAEEDNIDLDLKL, translated from the exons ATGGTTGGTACAAAAAGGCCATGGCCTTTCTCAAATGACCGACCTTTGGGGCTCCATTACCCTACTCCTTTTCCCGCTGACATACAGAAGTCGTACCTGTCACCTTCATGTGGCAATGGCAGTGCAATTATGCTTGATCCCGGCAAAACAATCTCTAG GGAAGTGAACAGAAGCAGCCACTTTGGGCTGACCTCAGAAAAGGGCTTTACAGAATGTGCTTCTTCTGATGGTAATTTCCTCACATTAGGACCTCCTGGAGGTCCTTCCCCACCAAGACAGACATCTAAACTGGATTTCTCTGAGGTCAATTTACTTCCATTTCag GGATGCATGGAGGGTCATTACCAGAGGTCAACACCAGGTGGATCAATCCATCAGAAACCCTTGTATAGGTTCTCAACAGAGGGGCATATGGGCAGGGAAGAAACAGCCTTGAGCTTGAATTATCTGAGAGATGATGCAGAAGAGGATAATATTGATCTCGACTTAAAGCTTTAA
- the LOC132254552 gene encoding uncharacterized protein LOC132254552, translating into MCNSSNGGGGGGEEWDPCAKKQKHQQNKPRQRGLGVAKLEKILREQKDKEENKVAVAEFSSRLLSALPRQYQPPSSSFLCPVLPPVTAQPPMTMMSLSSSTTSAMHVPLTSTSVPFGPSPFTVPVLYGNAGMNSTSGVGVGGGSGVFGEPATAVPGCGCFPSSCESSLHGDPRIESNRMNTAPLVLQREQYPYPSPTMNPSPLSAAWSTSFSAGRNHQIEHPSNQRPYANYNFIRPEEQKACAIFPTALLLDLLFFSLLILVDLF; encoded by the exons ATGTGTAACAGCAGCAATGGGGGTGGTGGTGGGGGTGAGGAGTGGGACCCATGTGCTAAGAAGCAGAAGCATCAGCAAAATAAACCACGGCAGAGAGGGCTTGGAGTTGCGAAGcttgagaagatattgagaGAACAGAAGGATAAGGAAGAGAACAAGGTGGCTGTTGCAGAATTCTCTTCACGCTTGCTTTCTGCTCTTCCTCGGCAGTATCAGCCTCCGTCTTCCTCTTTCCTCTGTCCAGTGTTGCCTCCGGTGACTGCACAGCCTCCCATGACAATGATGAGTCTCTCTTCTTCGACTACTTCTGCTATGCATGTTCCTTTAACCTCGACATCTGTCCCCTTTGGCCCATCTCCCTTTACAGTGCCAGTCCTTTATGGTAATGCCGGCATGAATTCAACTAGTGGGGTTGGTGTTGGCGGTGGCAGTGGTGTCTTTGGTGAGCCCGCCACGGCTGTGCCGGGGTGTGGCTGTTTTCCCAGTTCTTGCGAGTCAAGTCTTCATGGGGATCCTAGGATTGAATCTAATAGAATGAATACTGCCCCTCTTGTGCTGCAAAGAGAACAATATCCATACCCATCTCCAACG ATGAATCCTTCTCCGTTGTCTGCCGCTTGGTCAACCTCGTTTTCAGCGGGACGAAATCATCAAATAGAGCACCCTTCAAACCAAAGGCCTTATGCCAACTACAATTTCATAAGGCCAGAGGAACAGAAGGCATGTGCCATTTTCCCCACTGCCCTTCTTTTGGAccttctcttcttctctttgcTGATTCTAGTTGATTTATTTTAA
- the LOC100253763 gene encoding E3 ubiquitin-protein ligase ATL41, protein MSLLEGEELGENQKLLIAGVISLFFIVVLVILLHIYARHLLRRQDRSRLQASLNSSRTEVEAVGMNDSIETSKRGLDPSVIASLPMFLYQPTDGLDGGDCVECSVCLSTIEEGAKVRPLPNCKHEFHAECIDMWLSSHITCPICRTGAEPQLRVEPMVPPAPPTAPPLEESTSDGGAQLQKVGGSGSRLSSFRRILGRERSSTRIQNCGDEEAGAENL, encoded by the coding sequence AATTACTGATTGCAGGGGTAATCTCTTTATTCTTCATCGTCGTACTAGTCATCCTTCTCCATATCTATGCTAGACATCTGCTTAGACGACAGGACAGATCAAGACTCCAAGCTTCACTAAATTCATCGAGGACTGAAGTTGAAGCAGTTGGAATGAATGATTCGATTGAGACATCGAAGAGAGGGCTCGACCCATCTGTCATAGCCTCACTGCCTATGTTCCTCTACCAACCAACCGATGGGCTCGACGGCGGTGACTGTGTAGAGTGCTCGGTGTGCTTGAGCACCATAGAGGAAGGGGCTAAGGTCAGGCCTCTGCCAAACTGTAAGCACGAGTTCCATGCGGAGTGCATTGACATGTGGCTGAGCTCACACATTACTTGCCCCATTTGTCGCACCGGGGCTGAGCCTCAGCTCAGGGTCGAGCCCATGGTCCCACCAGCGCCACCAACAGCACCACCACTGGAGGAGAGTACCTCGGATGGAGGTGCACAGTTGCAGAAAGTGGGTGGGTCGGGATCCCGATTAAGTTCGTTTAGGAGGATACTGGGTAGGGAGAGATCATCGACAAGGATTCAAAACTGTGGAGATGAAGAAGCTGGTGCGGAAAATCTGTAA